The Bacilli bacterium genome contains the following window.
CTCCACCCCTCCCCGTTTAAATACCGCCAATTGGATAAGGGTAATAATGAAAATAAAGATAAACAATACAAACGCCATTGCGCTGGCCAAGCCCCAGTTGCTGTAGGTAAAGGCTTGATTATACATCTCGAGCCCGGCGACGTTCGTCGAGTTCCCGGGACCGCCGGTTTTCGTCATCACCAGCGTCAGCGTAAATGATTGCAACCCGGCTATAAAAGACGTAATCAAAACAAACAGAATGGATGGCTTCAAAAGCGGCAATGTGATATTCCAATAAATCGAAGTCGCTCCGGCGCCCTCGATTGTCGCTGCTTCATAATAATCATCGGGAATGGCCTTGAGGCCGGCAGTGAGAATAAGCACCGCACTGCCGATCCCAAACCACCCTTCCACCACGATAATGGATGCCAGCGCTGTTTGCGGGTTGCCAAGGAACGCAATTTGCTCAAAGCCC
Protein-coding sequences here:
- a CDS encoding sugar ABC transporter permease; its protein translation is FAFAIGSVVISFIIAVIISYVITRLRFEGFWRTLYFLPTITTVVAVGNVWLYMYDPTSGLINGILTTLGFEQIAFLGNPQTALASIIVVEGWFGIGSAVLILTAGLKAIPDDYYEAATIEGAGATSIYWNITLPLLKPSILFVLITSFIAGLQSFTLTLVMTKTGGPGNSTNVAGLEMYNQAFTYSNWGLASAMAFVLFIFIFIITLIQLAVFKRGGVESY